In a single window of the Cucumis melo cultivar AY chromosome 11, USDA_Cmelo_AY_1.0, whole genome shotgun sequence genome:
- the LOC103497396 gene encoding uncharacterized protein LOC103497396, giving the protein MSGVPPKPTYTVSEPYTPPPPPPPGKAELIPTALYRQGSWSPDASREEAWQRRKKGRSKKERNRSLTAEDLEELKACLELGFGFESPELDSRLSDTLPALGLYHAVNKTYSDSISKYGNRTAFSSPDRDYINSPSPLGSPLAIFGSSGENPKAVKTKLRQWAQVVACSVKNSST; this is encoded by the exons ATGTCGGGTGTCCCACCAAAACCCACATATACTGTGTCGGAACCCtacacgccgccgccgccgccgccaccaGGAAAAGCGGAGTTGATTCCGACGGCTCTGTACAGGCAAGGATCATGGTCGCCGGACGCGTCGAGGGAGGAGGCGTGGCAACGGCGGAAGAAGGGGAGGAGCAAGAAAGAGAGGAATCGGAGCTTGACGGCGGAGGATCTGGAGGAATTGAAGGCCTGTCTGGAGTTGGGTTTTGGATTTGAGTCGCCGGAATTGGACAGCCGGCTTTCCGATACGTTGCCGGCTTTAGGACTGTATCATGCCGTGAATAAAACTTACAGTGATTCGATCTCAAAGTATGGGAATAGGACGGCGTTTTCATCGCCTGATCGTGATTACATCAACTCTCCTTCTCCTCTCGGTAGCCCTCTCGCCATTTTTGGTTCCTCTG GGGAAAATCCAAAGGCGGTGAAGACAAAGCTAAGGCAGTGGGCTCAAGTGGTTGCTTGTTCGGTGAAGAACTCATCAACTTAA